The DNA segment GACCAAGTGAGCCTAAGGACCGGTCGCACCCGAAGCGATGTAATCCGCGACGCTCTGAGACGGCAACTCTCTATTCTGTGCGAACAACTCAGGAAAGAGGCTCTCCCCTTTGCGGAAGCTCGCGGGTATTTGACTGACGAAGATGTGTTTCGGGACGTGTCGTGAGGGTTTTCCTGAATACGAATGTACTGGTAAGTGCGTTCGCTACACGTGGCCTATGCGCCGATGTTTTTCGCACCGTTCTCGCCGAACACGAACTGATAACCAGCGAATTCGTTTTGGCTGAGCTCGAACGGGTGTTGACAGAGCGATTTGGGGTACCAGAAAAGCATGTTCATTTCATAATAGCACTTCTCCGTAGATATCACGTTGAGCCCATATCAGAAGACCTCCCCGATTTGATCATCCGTGATCCAGATGATCTAAATATTATGGATGCTGCACTGGCCTCGAATGCAGATGTTGTTGTGACAGGTGACCGCGATTTACACGATGTCAAGGACCAAGCTGGTATCACAATCACAGATCCCCGTGGTTTCTGGAACATGCTTAAGGAACGGCCCCGTCAGTAGAGATTCCGGCAGTTGCCATTGTGTTGTGCACCTAAGCAATCGCAGCAACGGACGGGGCTAACAGTTTCTTTCGTTTTTCAATGCAGACTAAGAAAGGCAAAATACCAGCCACCGACCAGCCGCGCTCTTGAGCTCAACCGTTGGTTGCCGAAGAATAAGGTATAGATGACATGACAAGTCGAAAGAAATCGAAGAAGAAACTGAAGAGAAAGCGCACAGCAAAACGGAAGAAGGCCTCACAGGCTGATCGACTTCGATGCGGACTTTGTGGCAAGACAGGAAATCTCACGCGGACTGAGTGTTGTGGTCACTGGATCTGTGACGATGAGCACCAATACATCCCCTTTTCATATGGACGGACCAGTTGCTTCAGGAACCATCGCCGGTACACGCTCTGCGGCTATCATTATGCTGAGGAACACGAGGGAAACTGGAAGAATTGTGCCAAATGCAAAGATGCTTTTGAAACAGAATTATACGTCTACTTTGGCACAAACGAGTACAACTTCGAAAAGTTGGAGAACCCACCTGACTACGAGCCGACCAGATGCGCAAAATGCAAGAAGATCATCTCACTTGGCGAGGATGGCTATACCATCTCGGGCAATGACTACCTCTGCGAGCATTGTTATCCGATGTTTTAGTTTTAGGCCGAACCAACCGCTCCACCCGACAATGGTACAGCTTCACTGAACCGCTACAGCTGAGCTTGGTCGTTCCCGCGGCGCTGCGCGCCACGAGAATGCCGAGTTGACCGGTACCCGCGCGTCCGCCTGGTTCTTCGCCGCTGCGAGCCTCGGGAACCAACCATTCGACCCTGCGGAACCTCCGCCATAAGCAGCAGCTGCCCTGCCGTTATCACGGAGAACTCGCCGTTCGTCTCGGCATTAGCAGTAATAGAACAATGAAAAATTGGTTGAAAATTTTGCAATCGAGGTTGGCAGCGGAGAAATCGAAATATATAATGAATTGGTCTTCAACATGCATCGGGAATCTTCCCTAGAAATGCACTAAACGATATGAAAATTCAGTTCGAGAGAAGTGTTTCACAATTTTCTTTTAATAGAACATTTTTTCTAAAGAATGCCATCGATATGTCCATTGCCCTGAGGACCAGGCTTTACGCTCGCTCGATTGATGGCTTTGCCACCACGATTTCATGGAAAACGCAAACGGTAGACCCATGATTTCTCTAACCTGGCTCTGAGGCGCAGGATTACAGTACTCTATTAAACGAAATATTCGATGTCCAACAATGTGCTCGCAGCTGGACTCGAAAAAGGCAGCGCGCCCAGTGAACCTGGCCGTTAAGGTGGAAAGAAAATGAAAAAGATGCGCAGAAAAGACCGTGCTATTACGGAAGAAGAAGCAAGAGCTTTACTGGAAAAAGCTGAATACGGCGTGTTGTCGACGGTTTCAGAAAATGGAAGGCCGTATGGTGTACCTCTTAACTTTTGCTTAATCGATGGCTGTATATATTTTCATTGCGCCCTTGTGGGACAGAAAATTGATAATATCAACCACAACAAATTCGTATCGTTCTGTGTTGTTGGCAATACCGAGATACTACCTGACAAATTTGCTACAAGATATGAGAGTGCAATAGTTTCAGGTGAAGTTGAAGAAGTATTTGATGTGAACAAGCAACTTGCCCTGGAAGGACTATTACGCAAGTATTCTCCTGAATTTTTCGACAAGGGACTTAAATATATTGAGGATTTGAAAGATAAAACTAGAGTATTCAAGATTACTATCAATAAATTAACGGGCAAGGCACGAAAACAGTGATTTCCCTTATCTGCCCAGGTCAAGAAAAGCGTTGACAGGTAGTGGTTCTCTGGTCTTTCCCAGCCCATTCATATGTTGCCCCCCTGTGGGATCCTCAGCGGAACGCATCACAGCCGTGAAGATTTGCAGCTGCGGTTATGGATTGCGGACAGTCAGGCCTCGCAGGCAAGCCATGGCAGAATGAGCCGTACGCTCTGCAGCGGTACCCAGGAAAAGTTCTTACAATTTCATGGCCCTCATACTCCCACACTCAATTAGCATCGAGCAAGAGCTGCAACCACGGCGTGGCACCTGAGCCCCCTCTCAGGCTTTCGTCTGCACCCATGTCAGGAGCAGAACCTATTGTTCTGGAATCCCCTTCAAAGTCAGTTTCGGGTAATTCGGACGCCAGGCTGGTACCTTTATTGATACATGGAGAACCACGTCTTATGTGAAAATCACCACTGGATGCATCAACGAACATGGGATCCTGTTGGATGTTGCGGCCATAATGGTAGTTATCTGTATCTGTAATGTAGAGGTCCTCGGATTCGAGTATCCCATTTCCAGGGTTTGAATCCGAGTCCTCAGCAAAAACAGCGTTGCCAGAAAAATCATTATTGTAAAGCCTTACAATTGACCCTGTTCCGTCTCCATCAGCATCCGCCCAGATATAAACGTCATCGGCAGTGCCTTCGGCAATATTGGCCCAGAAGATATTGTTGTAGATATCAGCCGCGGCATCGTCCGAAAGTCTGACGTAAGCACCGCCCGCAGAGCTGAAGTTCGCATGGTTTTTGGTAAATGTATTGTTTGTAATGCTAATAACAGTCCCCGAGACTGCGTCAACATACACTCCAGCGCCACTAAATGCTATGTTGCCGTCCAATATATTGTTTGTGAGTGTAGCATGACCTGAGCCCACCACAACCATGGCACCTCCGCCCCCATTTTGCGTCTGATTGTCAACAAAAGTATTGGCGTTCAGGGTGGCGCTATTTACTGCATAAATCCACAGGCCTCCGCCCTGGTTGTCGGCAATATTTCCATCAAAGCTATTTCCGCCTAAAGCAACCTCGCCAAATTTTTCAAACGTCACAAAAGCGCCCCCGCCCCTGTTGGCATGATTATTACTGAATGTATTATTTGTTAGTGCAGCAGTCCCTGAATAGGAATTGCTGTATACTCCCCCACCATAATGGCCCGTGTTTCCGCTAAAAACATTACCTGAAAGGCTAATGTCGGCGGTATGTGACGTTATATATACGCCGCCTCCCCACGCACTTGTGAAGTTCTGGGAAAACTCGCAGGTGTCAACTATGACCGCGGCTTCACCCGTTTTTATGAAAAGAGCGCCTCCACTGCCGCCCGCCTTTCCATTTTGGAAAATGAGGCTCTGTATCTGCACAAGGCTCGTATCGCCAGCATTGTCCCCATTTGCGTCATTGTCGATGGAAAGTATTTGTACAGTATCCTTGCCATCGAGCACCGGTTTGCTATCTGGTTCCAACGCAACAATGCTCAAGCGGCCGTCACCATCGTTGGTAGAATAAATCAGG comes from the Deltaproteobacteria bacterium genome and includes:
- a CDS encoding putative toxin-antitoxin system toxin component, PIN family — protein: MRVFLNTNVLVSAFATRGLCADVFRTVLAEHELITSEFVLAELERVLTERFGVPEKHVHFIIALLRRYHVEPISEDLPDLIIRDPDDLNIMDAALASNADVVVTGDRDLHDVKDQAGITITDPRGFWNMLKERPRQ
- a CDS encoding pyridoxamine 5'-phosphate oxidase family protein, which codes for MKKMRRKDRAITEEEARALLEKAEYGVLSTVSENGRPYGVPLNFCLIDGCIYFHCALVGQKIDNINHNKFVSFCVVGNTEILPDKFATRYESAIVSGEVEEVFDVNKQLALEGLLRKYSPEFFDKGLKYIEDLKDKTRVFKITINKLTGKARKQ
- a CDS encoding ribbon-helix-helix protein, CopG family — encoded protein: MKTSLTIRLDDDLERMLDQVSLRTGRTRSDVIRDALRRQLSILCEQLRKEALPFAEARGYLTDEDVFRDVS